From a single Leishmania infantum JPCM5 genome chromosome 36 genomic region:
- a CDS encoding putative methylenetetrahydrofolate reductase — MSKLISDAIAAEDVSKWYTSYELYPPRSEKAEEDMMKVLVPNFMRQSPVFLDLTWGAGGRTSDTTMRLCKDLQHAYPDTPINMHITCTNTPKGLINEALDFAKTHGIRNILALRGDPPRGEEFRADPDGFACARDLVRYIHDTYGDYFCVSVAGYPEGHPSRIAEDGAISDEDHQKELEYLKEKVDAGASFIITQLFYDASLYVQFVKRCREIGITVPILAGLLPITTYAGFVRMVSLCKTSVPSDVKKRVEELKENPDGLKEYGVEQCVQMIECIRTSGLDYHHLHFYTLNNSAQTFKVLKRLNALVE, encoded by the coding sequence ATGTCCAAGCTCATCAGTGACGCAATCGCCGCCGAGGATGTTAGCAAGTGGTACACCTCCTATGAGCTTTACCCCCCTCGTagcgagaaggcggaggaggacatgATGAAGGTGCTAGTCCCCAACTTTATGCGTCAGTCGCCAGTCTTCCTCGACTTGACATGGGGCGCTGGTGGTCGCACGAGTGACACGACGATGCGCCTCTGCAAAGACCTCCAGCATGCGTACCCTGACACGCCCATCAATATGCACATTACATGCACCAACACGCCGAAAGGTCTCATCAACGAGGCGCTTGACTTTGCCAAGACACATGGCATCCGCAACATCCTCGCCCTCCGCGGCGACCCGCCACGTGGTGAGGAGTTCCGGGCCGACCCGGATGGCTTCGCGTGCGCAAGGGATCTTGTGAGATACATTCACGACACGTACGGCGACTACTTCTGCGTGTCGGTCGCTGGCTACCCTGAGGGCCACCCGAGCCGCAtcgccgaggacggcgccaTCTCAGACGAGGACCACCAGAAAGAGCTGGAGTACCTCAAGGAGAAGGTGGATGCCGGAGCCAGCTTTATCATCACGCAGCTCTTCTACGATGCCTCCCTGTACGTGCAGTTCGTGAAGCGCTGCCGGGAGATAGGCATTACGGTCCCCATTCTAGCAGGGCTGCTTCCCATCACGACCTACGCCGGGTTTGTGCGGATGGTGTCACTGTGCAAGACGAGCGTTCCCAGCGATGTGAAGAAGCGGGTAGAAGAGCTCAAGGAGAACCCTGACGGTCTCAAGGAGTACGGTGTGGAGCAGTGTGTGCAGATGATTGAGTGCATTCGCACCTCTGGACTCGactaccaccacctccacttCTACACGCTCAACAACAGCGCGCAGACCTTCAAGGTCCTAAAGCGGCTAAACGCGCTGGTGGAGTGA
- a CDS encoding putative 40S ribosomal protein S8, with amino-acid sequence MPQNEYIEQAQKRYGRRLDHVERTRKREARKAHTDANYLKRVRGIKAKLAQKARYAEKAEIRKKIREHEEKQTTERVKDKGPKNALPGFLMDRSEADRAKVLSNSLKQKRKEKAGKWAVPIEKVKTVSEDEMLKAVTSGKRGKKSWKRLVNKVTFVGETFTRRMPKMERFIRPMALRFKKAHVTHPELKATFCLPIISVKKNPQGKMYTGLGVITKGSVIEVNVSELGLVTPSGKVVWGKYAQVTNNPENDGCINAVLLV; translated from the coding sequence ATGCCGCAGAACGAGTACATTGAGCAAGCGCAGAAGCGCTACGGTCGCCGCCTTGACCATGTCGAGCGCACCCGCAAGCGCGAAGCCCGCAAGGCGCACACGGATGCGAACTACCTGAAGCGGGTGCGTGGTATAAAGGCCAAGCTGGCGCAAAAGGCCCGCTACGCGGAAAAGGCTGAAATCCGCAAGAAGATCCGTGAGCATGAGGAGAAGCAGACGACGGAGCGGGTGAAGGACAAGGGGCCCAAGAATGCTTTGCCCGGCTTCCTGATGGACCGTAGCGAGGCCGACCGCGCCAAGGTGCTGTCAAACTCGTTGAagcagaagaggaaggagaaagCCGGCAAGTGGGCCGTGCCGATCGAGAAGGTCAAGACGGTGTCGGAGGATGAGATGCTCAAGGCTGTCACCTCTGGCAAGCGCGGGAAGAAGTCGTGGAAACGCTTGGTGAACAAGGTAACATTCGTCGGGGAGACCTTCACCCGCCGCATGCCGAAGATGGAGCGCTTCATTCGGCCCATGGCACTGCGCTTCAAGAAGGCCCACGTCACCCACCCGGAGCTGAAGGCCACCTTCTGCCTCCCCATCATCTCTGTCAAGAAGAACCCGCAGGGCAAGATGTACACCGGCCTTGGCGTTATCACGAAGGGCTCCGTGATTGAGGTGAACGTGTCCGAGTTAGGTCTGGTGACGCCGTCTGGTAAGGTAGTGTGGGGCAAGTACGCGCAGGTAACAAACAACCCGGAGAACGACGGCTGCATCAATGCCGTGCTGCTCGTCTGA
- a CDS encoding protein transport protein Sec23-like protein: protein MSGDYVYGNYAAQYGQPQPQAYGANTGAYGGGAPANGYGGYGAQNETYQQYGAQQAYTYEHQQQQAAPAQQQQYNQYSNGSEQRASQEAYHQHQYQQRPQAQAPSFGQPAMGTVEERPAEATTRWSWSLYSMNRIDGARMVAPLGCLYSPLGSPCTQLNYAPTQCTVCGGVLNPYATLDPRSRMWGCPLCHTKNALPPQHQQANQYNLPPEMQPSSTTVEFVAHMPSRSPPTFVLVVDTCLDTDEELQGLRDFLLQSLQMIPEYANVAIVTYGTTVSVHEIAGPATYPRAMVLRGTQEMTVERLKLILPNPSRFVAALRNCAAYVTQLISSMSRDLWPVMKGHRPLRCTGAALSVAASLLQIVSPNTGSCILTFMSGVCTSGPGIVVDVSREKMIRVHADIRDETAAATYWSTSCAFYEKLMHRIVAQGHSLNCFVASLDQFGLAEMKTCVQSSGGVVLNAESWLEEPFRLSLHQFFARREDGTLKLGLNATMDVITSPTWKVQGVIGPCVGTGKMSASVAEYEIGLGGTCQWTTCQLDSTTTFAIYYDTASTQSNEAAKNPLRYTQIVTRYEMGQETHTRVTTLTLRQAQNPPIQDLVAAFDQETAAVLLAREAVHKTDSMPLFDVLRWLDRTVVRLVSRFGQYTKDKPDSLRLPKEFVYFPAFMYHLRRSGYLQIFNSSPDETASLRLQLLKSNVEDSIVQIQPTLYSYRMDAAPQPVPLDSTAIQPDNVLLLDTFFEVLIHYGASIAAWKKAGYAEHEDYAHFKKFLEVPLADAHVLVGSRYPTPRLIDVCQDDPDARILYNRINPSRSYASTDGGAYGSHEGELVYTDDASLQVFMQHLKKLAVAQ from the coding sequence ATGAGCGGCGATTACGTCTACGGAAACTACGCGGCCCAGTACGGTCAACCGCAGCCCCAGGCATATGGAGCCAATACCGGTGCgtacggtggtggtgctccAGCAAACGGCTACGGCGGCTATGGGGCCCAAAACGAGACATACCAACAGTATGGCGCTCAGCAAGCATACACGTATGAGCATCAACAGCAACAAGCGGCTCcagcccagcagcagcagtacaaTCAGTATTCCAATGGCAGCGAGCAGCGCGCATCCCAAGAAGCATACCACCAGCACCAAtaccagcagcggccacaAGCTCAGGCTCCCTCCTTTGGTCAGCCCGCCATGGGTACAGTTGAAGAGAGACCTGCCGAAGCGACGACACGCTGGTCGTGGTCGCTTTACTCAATGAACCGCATTGACGGCGCGCGCATGGTGGCCCCGTTGGGCTGTCTGTACTCCCCCCTCGGCAGCCCTTGTACCCAGCTCAACTACGCACCGACGCAATGCACTGTGTGCGGGGGGGTGCTGAACCCGTACGCCACTCTCGACCCGCGCAGCCGCATGTGGGGATGTCCCCTGTGCCACACCAAgaacgcgctgccgccgcagcatcaGCAAGCAAATCAGTACAACCTGCCGCCAGAGATGCAGCCGTCCTCGACGACAGTAGAATTTGTGGCGCATATGCCTAGCCGCAGCCCGCCCACGTTCGTGCTGGTCGTTGACACGTGCCTCGATACGGACGAGGAACTGCAGGGTCTGCGCGACTTCTTGTTACAGTCCCTGCAGATGATCCCAGAGTACGCAAACGTGGCGATTGTCACATACGGCACGACTGTCAGCGTGCACGAGATCGCTGGTCCTGCCACGTACCCGCGTGCCATGGTGCTGCGTGGCACGCAGGAGATGACGGTAGAGCGGCTAAAGCTGATCTTGCCCAACCCCAGCCGAttcgtggcagcgctgcgcaacTGTGCTGCCTACGTGACGCAGCTCATTTCCTCCATGTCCCGCGACCTGTGGCCAGTCATGAAGGGCCATCGGCCACTGCGGTGCACCGGGGCTGCGCTCTCAGTTGCGGCTAGTTTGCTGCAGATAGTATCGCCGAACACGGGCTCCTGCATCCTCACCTTCATGTCCGGCGTGTGTACGTCGGGCCCGGGAATTGTCGTGGACGTGAGTCGCGAAAAGATGATCCGCGTGCACGCCGACATCCGCGACGAGACAGCGGCCGCCACGTACTGGAGCACCTCATGCGCATTCTACGAAAAGCTGATGCATCGCATTGTCGCGCAGGGTCACTCTCTGAACTGCTTCGTCGCCTCCCTGGATCAGTTTGGCCTGGCTGAGATGAAGACGTGCGTGCAATCTTCCGGCGGTGTTGTGCTGAATGCGGAGTCGTGGCTGGAGGAGCCATTTCGCCTTTCCCTACACCAGTTCTTTGCACGGCGCGAAGACGGAACGCTCAAGCTGGGGCTGAACGCGACAATGGACGTCATCACGTCGCCAACGTGGAAGGTGCAGGGTGTCATTGGCCCCTGCGTCGGCACCGGCAAGATGTCCGCGTCCGTGGCGGAGTACGAGATCGGGCTCGGCGGCACCTGTCAGTGGACGACCTGCCAACTTGACTCAACCACCACCTTCGCCATCTACTACGACACGGCAAGCACGCAATCCAACGAGGCGGCCAAGAATCCGCTGCGTTACACCCAAATCGTGACGAGGTACGAGATGGGGcaggagacacacacgcgcgtcacGACACTGACGTTGCGGCAGGCGCAGAACCCGCCCATTCAAGACCTTGTCGCCGCCTTCGATCAGGAGACAGCTGCCGTGTTGCTGGCTCGCGAAGCGGTGCACAAAACAGATAGCATGCCGCTCTTTGACGTGCTGCGTTGGCTGGACCGCACAGTGGTGCGTCTAGTCTCCCGCTTTGGCCAGTACACCAAAGACAAGCCTGActcgctgcgcctgccgAAAGAGTTTGTGTACTTCCCCGCCTTCATGTACCACCTGCGCCGCTCCGGCTACCTGCAAATCTTCAACTCGAGCCCCGACGAGACGGCGTccctgcgcctgcagctgctcaagTCCAATGTAGAGGACTCCATTGTGCAGATCCAGCCGACTCTGTACAGCTACCGCATGGACGCGGCACCACAGCCGGTGCCACTCGACAGCACAGCCATCCAGCCCGACAACGTTCTGCTGCTGGACACCTTTTTCGAGGTGCTCATCCACTACGGCGCCAGCATTGCTGCGTGGAAGAAGGCAGGCTATGCAGAGCACGAGGACTACGCGCACTTCAAGAAGTTTCTGGAGGTACCACTGGCCGATGCGCATGTGCTCGTCGGCTCCCGCTACCCCACCCCGCGCCTGATCGACGTGTGTCAAGACGACCCCGATGCGCGTATCTTGTACAACCGCATCAACCCCAGCCGCTCCTACGCATCCACCGATGGTGGGGCCTACGGCTCGCACGAGGGCGAGCTCGTGTACACGGACGATGCATCGTTGCAGGTGTTCATGCAGCACCTCAAGAAGCTGGCGGTGGCACAGTAG